The Paenibacillus beijingensis nucleotide sequence CTTAATGTCTTTGCCTGCGCGCACATGCTTGACGCTCATGCCCCGTTCGAACCGGCCGGAGCAAATGCGCAGGAAAGCGATCCGGTCGCGGTGGGCGGGATTCATGTTCGCCTGAATTTTGAAAATATAGCCGGAAAACTTTTCGTCGGTCGGCTCGACCGGACCGCTCGTGCTCATCCGGGAAGCCGGCTTCGGCGCAAGCTGCAGGAAGTTCTCCAGAAACGTCTGTACGCCGAAATTGTTGACGGCGCTGCCGAAGAACACCGGCGTCAGCTCGCCCGCGCGAACTTTCTCGAAATCAAACGGGTCGCCCGCAACATCGAGCAGCTCCAGCTCCTGCTCAAGCTGGTCCGCCAAATAGTCGCCCGCCATTTCGCGGATGACGGGGTCATGGTAATCGGCAACTTTGCGAACGCTGATCGTTTCGTGGTCGTCGCCCTGAAACAGCTCGACTTGATCCTTCATCCGGTCGTAAACGCCGCACAGCTCGCGGCCCATCCCGATCGGCCAATTCATCGGCACCGAGCGGATGCCGAGCACGCGCTCCAGCTCTTCCATCAGGTCGAAAGGGCTCTGCCCTTCGCGGTCGAGCTTGTTGATGAACGTGAAGATCGGAATGCCGCGCTTGCGGCACACCTGAAACAGCTTGATCGTCTGCGCCTCGACGCCTTTGGCGACGTCGATCAGCATGACGGCACTGTCCGCCGCCGTCAGCGTGCGGTACGTATCCTCACTGAAATCCTGGTGACCCGGCGTATCGAGAATGTTGACGCGATGGCCGTTATAGTCGAACTGCATCACGCTCGATGTAACGGAGATTCCGCGCTGCTTCTCAATCTCCATCCAGTCGGATGTTGCATGCCGGCTCGCTTTCCGCGCTTTAACGGAACCGGCAAGACGAATAGCCCCCCCAAACAGGAGGAGCTTTTCCGTCAATGTTGTTTTCCCTGCATCAGGGTGAGAGATGATCGCGAATGTGCGCCGTTTCTCCACTTCCTGATTAATCTCACTGCTTAATGTTTTGCTCATTTACAGAGTATCCCTTCATCTTAAATCCTCAAACGTGTAACTATTATAACAGGATTCAATCCGTATGAGCCAGCCTCTCTCGCCGACTTTAGCATATGCGGTACAAATTCAAGCTGTGCCTGTCGGTTCGGACCCGGCATTTATATTGATTCCGCAGCATTATGGTTAGCTTTTGCTGCCCTTGACCCAGATGACGTTATCCTCCTCTTGACCGTTCACCGGCCACCAGTGGAAGCCTTCGTCGGCAAGCAGCCTTTTCGAACGCTCCGGTCCCCACGAACCGGCCGGATAAAATTGGAGATCGTTCGGATTTTCTCTCCACGCCTGCGCAATCCGGTCGACGAACGACCAGGCCTGCGCCACTTCGTCCCAACGCGTGAAATAGGTGGAATCGCCGCGCGCCGCATCGTAAATGAGCAGCTCGTAAGCTTCCGGCGTATTGATGCCAACTTGGCAGCTTTGGCAAAACTCCATCGCTACCGGCTGGACTTCATTGTCGGAACCCGGCCTTTTGGCGTTGATTTTGATATAGATGCCTTCCATCGGATTGACGCGAATGACGAGCAGGTTCGGTCCAAGATCATGACGCTTTGCAAACAGCACGTTTTCCGGCACGTTCTTGAACTCGATCACAACCTCCGTCGTCTTGACCGGCAGACGTTTACCCGTTCGGATAAAGAACGGCACTCCGGCCCAGCGGAAGTTGTCCACCATCACCTTCGCGGCAAAATAAGTTTCCGTCATCGAGTCGGCCGGAACGCTTTCTTCCTGACGGTATGCCGGCAGCGGTTTGCCGCCTTGGTTGCCTTCGGCATATTGAGCGCGCACGACGTTTTGGCGAACTTCGTCGCTGGAATTGTATTTGCGCAGCGAGCGCAGCACTTTCACCTTCTCATCGCGGAGGCCCTCCGGGTGAAGTCGGCTCGGCGGTTCCATCGCAATCATGGTAAGCATCTGCAGCATATGGTTCTGTCCCATGTCGCGAAGCGCGCCGGAATTGTCGTAATAACCGCCGCGTTCTTCGACCCCGACCGTTTCCGACAGCGTAATCTGCACATTCGCGATATGCTGGTTGTTCCAAAGCGGCTCGAAGAACGCGTTCGCGAAGCGGAGAACCTGGATATTCTGCACCATTTCTTTGCCAAGATAGTGGTCAATCCGGTAAATCTCTTCTTCATTGAACACTTGGCTGAGCTGCTCGTTCAGCTTGCGCGCGGAATCCAAATCGTAGCCGAACGGCTTCTCGATTACAAGGCGGTGCCATCCGGGCGATTCAAGAAGCCCGCCGCCCTTCAGGTTGAACGACACCGGTCCGAACAGCTCCGGCGCAAGCGCGAGATAAAACAGGCGGTTGCCCTTAATATCGAATTTCTTATCCAACTCGCCGGACAAGCGGTCAAGCTCGCGGAACCCATCCACGTTGTGGATGTCCAGCGGCATATAGACAAAATGCTGCGCGAACCGGTTCCACATATCAGCGTCCTTCGCTTTATAGCGGCAAAATTCATTGATCGATTCATACACGTCCTCACGGAACTGCTCATTCGTGCGCGGACGGCGGGCAAGTCCAACGACAGCGAACTGTTCGCCAAGCTTGCCTTCTTTATATAGACTGAACAGCGCCGGAAAGAGCTTTCTCCGGGCCAAATCTCCGGTTGCTCCGAACAGATAAAAGACCGCGCCTTCTGCGGCCACTGCTTCCTGTGTGTTTGCGTAGTTCATCGTCCTCAGTCTCTCTTCCATCTTTGGATTAAAAACGGGGTTATTTATGGTATGTAGTTTACCATATTCCCCTATTACCCGCCATTGTTCTCATTCAATCTTCATTCAAGCGGGCCGCTGCTGCGGCGGCTGACCGCCATCCTAATCCGCTTTCGAATAATCGCCGGAAATGAGCGGCACCCCTGCTGTCAGCTCGATCCGCTTGCTTTCCGTATCGTCGTGGACAGCCAGCTGCAGATTGCCTTTCTTTCCGCCGCCCAGTGAAACCGATGCCGTCAGCAGCGGGGTAAAATAGGTCGCGCTCACCGTAGCCCCGTCCTTGTATGTATCCCGAGAGTCAGCCTGTGCGATATCGGCAAGCCGGCGCATACTGTTGCTGCGGATCGCATACCCATGCACGTTCAAGTTCATTTTGGCATGGAGCCCCGTTTCCGCCGCCGCGCTGAGCACCGCGTTTGCCTGTGCCAGCAGTGCGTCAAGCGACGCTTTTTGGCCGAGCTCATAGCGGATGACGAGATCCGCTGCCCTGCCTGAGCTTCCGGTCCTTTTTGCCCATAATGATAACGCTCCCCCTCCCCGGACGACCTCTCCCTGCCATAGGTTACCCTCCAGACCATCCGTTTCATCCAGCGCTCCGGCAGTAACGGCAAGCGGCTTGATTCCGAGCAGCTCAGCCATCCTTTTCACTTCATCGACCGAAGCGTCGGCATCGAACCGCAGCTGCCACGAGCCGCCGGGGGCGCCCCCCTGGAGCTCGCCATCGGTCCATTCCCACAGCCGCTTCACGTCGCCTGTTGTCGCGCCCTCCGAGCCGGCGGCCGTAACATTCGTTCCTTTGCTTTGATTGGCCTGATAGATCATGACGAGAGCGGCGGCGGCAAGCAGAAGCATGACAAGCGCCATCCCGCGCAGCGCGGACCGCCGCGAATTTCCTTCCATGCTGGAACCACTTCCTTTCAGAGGCGGCATTAGCTTGCACATATCTGTGAAAATCGGGAATCTGGGTGAATGACCATACACATCCGCCCTTGGGTGAATAAACTGGTTAGCAGCACATGATAATGGGAGGAGACAAAAATGGAACCGATCTTGCCGCTCCATGAAGAGCGGATTCAACAATTTTGCGGAAATATGGTTTGCGTCGTTCTGAAAGACGGAAGGCGTCATATCGGCGTGCTCAGCTCCTGCAAGAACGGCCGGGTTCATCTGAACGATTTTCCTGACAGCCCCAAAACGCATCATTTGCCAACGATCGCGCAGAGCGAACCGGTCAAACCGGGGAAAAAGAAAACCCGCAAACCGAAAACGAAATCCGGCTCCGTTTCGACGGAACTTTCGGATGCTCAGACGAAAGCGTATGCGCCTTACGGCCCGGGGTTTCGCCCCTATCCGTACAGGTATCCGTACTACCCTTTCGGAGCTTTTGTCGCGTTTGAGCTGGCGGCGATCGCTTTTCTGCTGCTGATTCTGTAGATAAGTCAGCGGTGCCGGATCAATCATAACGCGACGTCATCCAGAGCAAATAAGCAGATCCCTGACATTCAGGCGATCTGCTTGTTTATGCGGGAGAGGATACCGGTCAAAAAGATTCCGGATGCCGGCGGATTATTCCGCAATTTGGTGCTTGTGCGCATAAATGGCGGCCTGGGTCCGGTCCTCCACGCACAGTTTGTTTAATATGTTCGTTACATGAAACTTGACCGTTTTTATCCCGATAAACAGCTGATCGGCGATTTCCTGATTGGACAACCCCTTCGCAACGAGCTTCAGCACATCCATCTCCCGCTCCGTCAATTCTTCATGAAGCTGTTTTTGGGAAGCGGAACGGGGCCCGCGGAAGCGATTCATCATTTTCGCCGCAACCTGGGATTCCAGCACCGACTGGCCCCTTGAAGCCGCGCGGATCGCATCGGCAATTTCCGTCGCGCGCGATGTTTTCAGCAAATAGCTGAACGCTCCGGCTTCAATTACCGGGTACAGCTTGCTGTCATCCAAGTAGCTCGTCAACACGACAACTTTGCAGTCGGGGCACTGCTCAAGCAGCTTGCCCGTCGTTTCTACGCCGTCCATTCCTTCCATGACGAGATCCATCAGCACGACGTCCGGTTTATACGCCTGGGCGAGCCGGATTCCGTCCTGTCCGTTGCTTGCTTCCCCAACGACCTCGATTCCCGCCTCCGTATCAAGTACCGCCGCAAGTCCGATCCTTACCATCTCATGATCGTCGACAAGCAGCACTTTGATCGGCTCAGCCGTAAGTCCGGTATTCATCAATTCCTGTTCCATCTTCCAACCCGCTCCCCTTTCCTTCTTCCCCGATCGGCACCCACAGGTCGATCGTCGTCCCTTCGCCCGGGGCGGTATAGATTTCAAGCGCTCCGCCCAGCTCATTGATCCGTTCATCCATCGTCAGCAAACCGTAGGAAGCCTGCTTCTTCTCTTCCAAATCGAAGCCAACACCATTGTCGCGCAGCGTCAGTCTGGCCTGGTTGCCGTACCGCAGCAGCCTAATGTCCATCTGATCGGCTTTGGCATGGCGCAGCGTATTGGACATCGCCTCTTGCGCGATCCGGAACAGATGGTCTTCGGTTTGCGGATTGAGGTTGATCGACGTATCGACGTCAATGGCAATCTGAACCGGCACTTTAACTTTCAGCTCATCTACGAGCGCAGTCAGCGCCTGGGCCAAATTTTTGCCGTCCAAATGGACGGGCCGCAAATGAAGCAGCAGCGCTCTCATCTCCGATTGGGCGACGGCGGCCATTTCCTCGATCAGCTGCACTTGCCTCCGCGCCCGTTCCCAATCCTTCTCAATCGTGCGGCTGACGGCGGTCGCCGTCATCGAGATAGCAAACAGCTGCTGGCTTACCGCATCGTGCAGCTCTCTTGCCAGCCGCTGGCGTTCTTCAATAACGGCTGAAAATTTAACTTTCTCCGTCCATTCTTTATCCGCCTCCGTTTCTTCATCCGATGAAAAATCCGTCTGTTCGTCCGATGGGAGGGTAATATGATTTCGT carries:
- a CDS encoding peptide chain release factor 3, with the protein product MSKTLSSEINQEVEKRRTFAIISHPDAGKTTLTEKLLLFGGAIRLAGSVKARKASRHATSDWMEIEKQRGISVTSSVMQFDYNGHRVNILDTPGHQDFSEDTYRTLTAADSAVMLIDVAKGVEAQTIKLFQVCRKRGIPIFTFINKLDREGQSPFDLMEELERVLGIRSVPMNWPIGMGRELCGVYDRMKDQVELFQGDDHETISVRKVADYHDPVIREMAGDYLADQLEQELELLDVAGDPFDFEKVRAGELTPVFFGSAVNNFGVQTFLENFLQLAPKPASRMSTSGPVEPTDEKFSGYIFKIQANMNPAHRDRIAFLRICSGRFERGMSVKHVRAGKDIKLSQPQQFLAQDRDIVETAYPGDIIGLFDPGIFRIGDSLSQGASVEFDELPTFSPEIFAKVTVKNALKHKQYQKGIDQLTEEGTIQVFQTTGSFDETILGVVGQLQFEVFEYRMRAEYGVEIQLHRMSFQFARWIVDDKIDPSKFRINSTLVKDKKGNYVALFENEYAMRTAMDKNPTSKFLEMAP
- the zwf gene encoding glucose-6-phosphate dehydrogenase, with amino-acid sequence MNYANTQEAVAAEGAVFYLFGATGDLARRKLFPALFSLYKEGKLGEQFAVVGLARRPRTNEQFREDVYESINEFCRYKAKDADMWNRFAQHFVYMPLDIHNVDGFRELDRLSGELDKKFDIKGNRLFYLALAPELFGPVSFNLKGGGLLESPGWHRLVIEKPFGYDLDSARKLNEQLSQVFNEEEIYRIDHYLGKEMVQNIQVLRFANAFFEPLWNNQHIANVQITLSETVGVEERGGYYDNSGALRDMGQNHMLQMLTMIAMEPPSRLHPEGLRDEKVKVLRSLRKYNSSDEVRQNVVRAQYAEGNQGGKPLPAYRQEESVPADSMTETYFAAKVMVDNFRWAGVPFFIRTGKRLPVKTTEVVIEFKNVPENVLFAKRHDLGPNLLVIRVNPMEGIYIKINAKRPGSDNEVQPVAMEFCQSCQVGINTPEAYELLIYDAARGDSTYFTRWDEVAQAWSFVDRIAQAWRENPNDLQFYPAGSWGPERSKRLLADEGFHWWPVNGQEEDNVIWVKGSKS
- a CDS encoding YwmB family TATA-box binding protein — protein: MEGNSRRSALRGMALVMLLLAAAALVMIYQANQSKGTNVTAAGSEGATTGDVKRLWEWTDGELQGGAPGGSWQLRFDADASVDEVKRMAELLGIKPLAVTAGALDETDGLEGNLWQGEVVRGGGALSLWAKRTGSSGRAADLVIRYELGQKASLDALLAQANAVLSAAAETGLHAKMNLNVHGYAIRSNSMRRLADIAQADSRDTYKDGATVSATYFTPLLTASVSLGGGKKGNLQLAVHDDTESKRIELTAGVPLISGDYSKAD
- a CDS encoding response regulator, with protein sequence MEQELMNTGLTAEPIKVLLVDDHEMVRIGLAAVLDTEAGIEVVGEASNGQDGIRLAQAYKPDVVLMDLVMEGMDGVETTGKLLEQCPDCKVVVLTSYLDDSKLYPVIEAGAFSYLLKTSRATEIADAIRAASRGQSVLESQVAAKMMNRFRGPRSASQKQLHEELTEREMDVLKLVAKGLSNQEIADQLFIGIKTVKFHVTNILNKLCVEDRTQAAIYAHKHQIAE
- a CDS encoding sensor histidine kinase codes for the protein MAKKKPVGKYPEAGRRNVMETILWLLVILGLLFIVLHGLGSVELFAIQGKAAVIGLGVIAVALAGTALSSYLQTSRLKEALQRLNQQQRRRNHITLPSDEQTDFSSDEETEADKEWTEKVKFSAVIEERQRLARELHDAVSQQLFAISMTATAVSRTIEKDWERARRQVQLIEEMAAVAQSEMRALLLHLRPVHLDGKNLAQALTALVDELKVKVPVQIAIDVDTSINLNPQTEDHLFRIAQEAMSNTLRHAKADQMDIRLLRYGNQARLTLRDNGVGFDLEEKKQASYGLLTMDERINELGGALEIYTAPGEGTTIDLWVPIGEEGKGSGLEDGTGIDEYRTYG